CGACCGCCCCTGGTTCGTCGCCCGCGACCTGGCGAAGCTGGCCAGCATCCGCACCGACACGGACTTCACCCGCAAGCTGGATGAGGACCAATGGCGCGACGAGGTGATCCGCCTGGAGGACGGCGGCTTCCGCCTGGAGCGGCTGGTGAACGAGAGCGGCCTGCATCAGCTGCTGCTGGTGCACTACTACCACCCGGAACATCGCGGGCTGCGTCGCTGGATCAGCGACGAGGTGGTGCCGGCCCTCAGCCGCGAAGGGACGGCGGGTCAGCAACCGCGCCGGCGATTACTGCGCTGGCAGGGCCAGCCGCTGACCCTGATGGAGTGGCAGGGCACGCTGTGGATTCGCTACGAGGACATGCCGCGACTCCAGGGCCAGGTGCCGGAACGCGAAACGCTGCGCTGACGAGAACTTCCGAACTCGTTCTATATCTTCCCCAGCACCACGGACTGTTAAATGGGCTTGCAAGGCTCAGTACTCATTGCAATTGAAATCATCAACGAGTTAGGGCCGCAATCAGTACCACCCTGGATGGTGTTCAGGCTCCCGCCCTGCTGATTGCGGCCCCCTTTTTCACCCGCCCTGCGCCTTTTCCTCCCCCCAGTCACGGCACGGCAGTCGTGAAACGACCACTCGTCGGCGACCTCCGGTCAGAAAGTTCCACCCAGGCAGGGTAATTGCCGTTCTATGGGTAGATAGTAAATTTTTCACCCCCTTCGACCTTCGAGCGAGGTGGCCATGAAACGAGAATTCCCCGAGCACATCGCCTGGAGCGAAGCGCGCATGAACGGCGACCATGCGTTGGCCTTCGTCGCGGTCCAGCCGCGCAATCCGCGCAAGGAAGCACGTTTTCACCTGGT
This genomic window from Pseudomonas furukawaii contains:
- a CDS encoding BRO-N domain-containing protein, with translation MTDYLTPTRFLRFRLSLRALLIDDRPWFVARDLAKLASIRTDTDFTRKLDEDQWRDEVIRLEDGGFRLERLVNESGLHQLLLVHYYHPEHRGLRRWISDEVVPALSREGTAGQQPRRRLLRWQGQPLTLMEWQGTLWIRYEDMPRLQGQVPERETLR